One Kwoniella pini CBS 10737 chromosome 10, complete sequence genomic region harbors:
- a CDS encoding casein kinase II subunit alpha, with protein MAAGRSVARVYANVNEKLGRSWWDYDNLVVQWGIQDNYEIVRKVGRGKYSEVFESIHLPTSAKCIVKVLKPVKKKKIKREIKILQNLAGGPNVVGLLDVVRDSQSKTPSIVTEYVNNVEFKTLYPKFTDFDVRFYMFELLKALDFCHSKGIMHRDVKPHNVMIDHEKRTLRLIDWGLAEFYHPGTEYNVRVASRYFKGPELLVDFQEYDYSLDMWSLGCMFASMIFRKEPFFHGHDNADQLVKITKVLGTDELFIYLERYEIDLDSQFDEILGRYPRKPWSRFITSENQRYISNEAIDFLDKLLRYDHQERLTAEESQQHPYFAPVREAAARQ; from the exons atGGCAGCGGGCAGGAGCGTG GCCCGTGTATATGCTAATGTCAATGAGAAGCTAGGCAGATCATGGTGGGATTATG ATAATTTGGTAGTTCAATGGGGAATACAAGATAATTACGAGATAGTCCGTAAAGTAGGACGTGGGAAATATTCAGAAGTATTCGAATCTATTCATTTACCGACAAGCGCAAAATGTATAGTGAAAGTACTCAAACcagtaaagaagaagaagatcaagagagaaatcaagattttACAGAATTTAGCTGGAGGACCTAATGTTGTTGGTTTACTAGATGTTGTTAGGGATAGTCAAAGTAAAACGCCAAGTATCGTTACGGAGTATGTAAAC AATGTCGAATTCAAAACACTTTATCCTAAATTCACCGACTTCGACGTTCGATTCTACATGTTCGAACTTCTCAAAGCATTAGATTTCTGCCATTCGAAAGGAATTATGCATAGGGATGTGAAACCTCATAATGTTATGATTGATCATGAAAAGAGGACC CTCCGTTTGATAGATTGGGGATTGGCAGAATTCTACCATCCTGGGACGGAGTACAATGTCAGAGTAGCATCAAGATATTTCAAAGGACCGGAATTATTAGTGGATTTCCAAGAATATGATTATAGTTTAGATATGTGGAGTTTGGGTTGTATGTTTGCCAGTATG ATATTCCGAAAAGAACCATTCTTCCATGGACACGATAATGCAGATCAACTGGTCAAAATCACGAAAGTGTTAGGAACGGATGAATTGTTCATTTA TCTCGAACGATATGAGATTGACTTGGACTCGCAATTCGACGAAATACTCGGGCGATATCCACGCAAGCCATGGTCTAGATTTATTACCTCGGAAAATCAACGGTACATATCCAATGAGGCTATCGACTTCCTAGACAAATTATTGAGATATGATCACCAAGAGAGATTAACGGCGGAGGAGAGTCAACAACATCCATATTTCG CACCCGTTCGAGAGGCAGCAGCTAGACAATGA